The DNA window CTCAGCGCCCGCGACCTGATCGATCAGATTTATGTCGACGACAAAGTCTGCGACTACATTGTCGACCTCGTCATGGCGACCCGCGACCCGGGCGCCTACAAGCTGCCCATCGCCGATCTGATCCAGTTCGGCGCCTCCCCGCGGGCGACGATCAACCTGACGCTGGCGGCGAAAGCGAACGCCTTCCTGGCCGGTCGCGGTTACGTGACGCCGGCTGATGTGAAGCACATCGCCCCCGACGTGCTGCGGCACCGGGTGATCATTACGTACGAGGCGGAAGCGGAAGAGAAAACGTCTGACGACGTGGTGCGAGCGATCCTCGACTCCATGCCTTCGCCGTAGCGCCGTCCTTGCCGTTTCGTCCTGTTCGTTTCGCCATTGCGTTGCGAGTTGCATCGCCCGTCCTTCGTCCGCTGGAGAACCTGCATGATCCCCCGCGAAGTCTTGCGCAAGATTCGCCGTATCCAGATTCGCACTTCGCATCTGGCCGACAACCTGCTGGCCGGGCAGTACCATTCGGCCTTCAAGGGTCGCGGCATCGAGTTCGAAGAGGTCCGGCCGTACCAGGTCGGCGACGACGTTCGCGCCATCGACTGGAACGTGACGGCCCGCTCGGGCGAGACCTACGTGAAGCTGTTCCGCGAAGAGCGACAGCTGACGGTCAACCTGCTGGTCGACCTGAGCGCCTCGCAGGGGCTGGGGACGCACTGGCAATCGAAGCGCGAGCTGGTGACAGAACTTGGCGCCGCCCTGGCGTTCTCGGCGATCAAAAACAACGACCAGGTCGGACTGACGCTGTTCACCGACCAGATCGAAAAAATCGTGCCGCCGGCCAGCGGCAGTCGTCATGTGTTGCGAGTGATCCGCGATCTGCTATACACGCAGCCGATCGGCAGCGGCACCAGCCTGTCCCAGGCGCTGGATCATTTGTGCCGCGGTCGCAAGCGCCGGTCGGTCGTGTTCCTGGTCAGCGATTTCCAGGATACCGGTTATGAACGCTCGCTGAAAATCGCCCGGCGGAAGCACGATATCATTCCGATCGTGGCAGCCGACCAGCGAGAGTTTGAGCTGCCCAATGTGGGCCTGCTGGAACTGATCGATTCCGAAACCGGCCAGGCCGTGCAGCTGGACACCTCGAACAAACGCCAGCGACGCTGGTACGCCGAACAATCCCAGCAACGGGCTGAAGAGCGGGACCGTCTGTTTCGCCGACTCCGCATGGACCCCATCCACGTATTCACGGGCGAGGACTTCGTCGACCCGCTCCGCAAGTTTTTCCAGAACCGAGAACGCCGACGATGAGATACACGCACACCCCACAACCGCCCGCCCGCTCGGGACTTGAAAAAG is part of the Lignipirellula cremea genome and encodes:
- a CDS encoding DUF58 domain-containing protein is translated as MIPREVLRKIRRIQIRTSHLADNLLAGQYHSAFKGRGIEFEEVRPYQVGDDVRAIDWNVTARSGETYVKLFREERQLTVNLLVDLSASQGLGTHWQSKRELVTELGAALAFSAIKNNDQVGLTLFTDQIEKIVPPASGSRHVLRVIRDLLYTQPIGSGTSLSQALDHLCRGRKRRSVVFLVSDFQDTGYERSLKIARRKHDIIPIVAADQREFELPNVGLLELIDSETGQAVQLDTSNKRQRRWYAEQSQQRAEERDRLFRRLRMDPIHVFTGEDFVDPLRKFFQNRERRR